One segment of Paraburkholderia sp. PGU19 DNA contains the following:
- a CDS encoding aldehyde dehydrogenase family protein encodes MSNSLKFYIDGAWVEPSSSARLPVIDPCTEEPFAEVALGNAQDVERAVAAAKRAFVSFSQTRPEERVALIRRILDVYLERYDEMAETIMREIGAPAKLSHAWQAGLGKRHLEEVLRTCETFEWQRKKGTTLINHEPVGVVALITPWNWPINQVVCKVAPAIAAGCTMVLKPSEVSPLNAVLFAEIIDAAGVPAGVFNLVNGDGPTVGAALCSHPDVDMVSFTGSTRAGIEIAKLAAPTVKRVHQELGGKSANILLDDADFETAVTAGVNSCFGNSGQSCNAPTRMLVPASRHDEAVEIARRAADAHRVGPADAADTTMGPVVSDVQFGRVQRLIGIGIDEGAQLVAGGTGRPDGLARGYYVKPTVFANVDPSMTIARDEIFGPVLAIMPYRDEEEAIAIANDTPFGLAAYVQSADIERARRVGFRMRAGSVYLNYPAWDAGSPFGGYKQSGNGREYGEWGLEAFLEVKGWWGLGDKWRNGKLR; translated from the coding sequence ATGTCCAATTCACTGAAGTTCTATATCGACGGCGCGTGGGTCGAGCCGTCCAGTTCCGCGCGTCTGCCCGTCATCGATCCTTGCACCGAAGAGCCGTTCGCCGAAGTGGCGCTCGGCAATGCGCAGGATGTCGAGCGCGCGGTGGCGGCGGCGAAGCGTGCGTTCGTATCGTTCTCACAGACGCGGCCTGAAGAGCGCGTTGCGTTGATCCGGCGCATTCTCGATGTGTATCTCGAACGTTATGACGAGATGGCCGAGACGATCATGCGCGAAATCGGCGCGCCCGCGAAGCTTTCGCACGCATGGCAGGCGGGTCTTGGCAAGCGGCATCTGGAAGAAGTGCTGCGTACCTGCGAGACCTTCGAATGGCAGCGCAAGAAGGGCACGACGCTGATCAATCATGAGCCTGTCGGTGTCGTCGCGTTGATTACGCCGTGGAACTGGCCGATCAATCAGGTCGTCTGCAAGGTCGCACCAGCGATTGCTGCTGGCTGCACGATGGTGTTGAAGCCCAGTGAGGTGTCGCCGCTCAACGCAGTGCTGTTTGCCGAGATCATCGATGCCGCTGGCGTGCCCGCTGGTGTCTTCAATCTGGTCAACGGCGATGGGCCGACAGTGGGCGCGGCGTTGTGCAGTCATCCCGATGTCGACATGGTGTCGTTCACGGGTTCGACGCGTGCCGGTATCGAGATCGCGAAGCTCGCTGCGCCGACCGTCAAGCGCGTTCATCAGGAACTGGGCGGCAAGTCGGCGAACATCCTGCTCGACGATGCCGATTTCGAAACGGCCGTGACGGCTGGCGTCAATTCGTGCTTCGGCAATAGCGGTCAGTCGTGCAACGCGCCGACGCGGATGCTCGTGCCCGCGTCACGGCACGACGAAGCGGTCGAGATCGCGCGGCGCGCGGCGGATGCCCATCGTGTCGGCCCGGCCGATGCCGCGGATACGACGATGGGCCCGGTGGTCAGCGACGTGCAGTTCGGGCGTGTGCAGCGGTTGATCGGCATCGGCATCGACGAAGGCGCGCAATTGGTGGCGGGTGGCACTGGACGCCCCGATGGACTGGCGCGCGGCTACTACGTGAAGCCGACTGTGTTCGCGAACGTAGACCCGTCGATGACGATTGCCCGCGACGAGATTTTCGGCCCCGTGCTGGCGATCATGCCGTATCGCGATGAAGAAGAAGCGATCGCGATTGCCAACGATACGCCGTTTGGGTTGGCGGCTTACGTGCAATCGGCGGATATCGAGCGGGCGCGGCGCGTGGGGTTCAGGATGCGCGCGGGTAGTGTGTACCTGAACTATCCGGCATGGGACGCGGGCTCGCCGTTCGGCGGGTACAAGCAGTCGGGCAACGGGCGCGAATATGGCGAGTGGGGGCTGGAGGCGTTTCTGGAGGTGAAGGGGTGGTGGGGTTTGGGGGATAAGTGGCGGAATGGAAAGCTCCGTTGA
- a CDS encoding ABC transporter permease, whose amino-acid sequence MNKLSFGRLTLGAGVVLILVFLMLPVVIVVPLSFSDTRFMTFPPPAYSLRWYHSFFDNPAWIDAARVTLTASVCAALIATPLGIAAVYGIQHGSHWSMRYLRTLLMLPLMVPIIIVAVGVFFVFTQAGYVNTLTGLIVADTMLGLPYVLISVGADLRTFDRTQEMVARSLGMNRFRSFMTVTLPQIKASVISGAVFVFIQALDETVVALFISGGSNQTLTRRMFVTLRDEIDPTIAAISTMLTALTLCLVMIVVVSRRSSAVARA is encoded by the coding sequence ATGAACAAGCTCTCATTCGGAAGGCTGACGCTCGGTGCGGGCGTTGTGCTGATCCTCGTGTTTCTGATGCTGCCCGTGGTGATCGTCGTGCCGCTGTCGTTCTCCGATACGCGCTTCATGACGTTTCCGCCGCCCGCGTATTCGCTGCGCTGGTATCACTCGTTCTTCGACAACCCGGCCTGGATCGACGCGGCGCGCGTGACGCTGACGGCCTCCGTGTGCGCCGCGCTGATCGCGACGCCGCTCGGCATCGCGGCTGTGTATGGTATCCAGCACGGCTCGCATTGGTCGATGCGCTATCTGCGCACGCTGCTGATGCTGCCGTTGATGGTCCCCATCATCATCGTCGCAGTGGGCGTGTTCTTCGTGTTCACGCAGGCTGGATATGTGAATACGCTGACTGGGCTGATCGTCGCCGATACGATGCTCGGCTTGCCGTATGTGCTGATCTCGGTGGGCGCCGATTTGCGGACCTTCGATCGCACGCAGGAAATGGTCGCGCGCAGCCTCGGCATGAACCGCTTTCGCAGCTTCATGACGGTGACGCTGCCGCAGATCAAGGCGAGTGTGATTTCCGGCGCGGTCTTCGTGTTCATTCAGGCGCTGGATGAAACGGTTGTCGCGCTGTTCATTTCGGGTGGCTCGAACCAGACGCTGACGCGGCGCATGTTCGTCACGTTGCGCGACGAGATCGATCCGACCATCGCCGCGATCAGCACGATGCTGACGGCGCTGACGCTGTGCCTCGTGATGATCGTTGTCGTGAGCCGCCGTTCGTCGGCCGTCGCGCGGGCCTGA
- a CDS encoding ABC transporter permease, which translates to MMTTAKHVLQEQTVMQATTIDPSVRHQQREDRAMLLLMAPALLVVVVLLVLPLAWLSWQSIYHDGAFTLVNYRRIFTGTYLDTFLMTFKLSIIVTGITLLLGYPVAYFAASVPPKWSALILGMVILPFWTSVLVRTYAWLVLLQRTGLVNKALLSMGLIDRPLQLSYNQFGTIVAMVHILLPFMVLPLYSAMQKIPGNLSQAGASLGGSPLHVFWRVFLPLSMSGVVAGVTLVFVLCLGFYITPELMGGGKSIMVSMVVSRNVEIYNSWGAASAVSVVLLVCVFAIFYAASRVIPLEKTLGAK; encoded by the coding sequence ATGATGACGACAGCCAAACACGTTTTGCAGGAACAGACTGTGATGCAGGCCACTACGATCGATCCGTCGGTACGTCACCAGCAGCGCGAAGACCGCGCGATGCTGCTGCTGATGGCGCCCGCGCTGCTCGTCGTCGTGGTGCTGCTGGTGTTGCCGCTGGCGTGGCTTTCGTGGCAGTCGATCTATCACGACGGCGCGTTCACGCTCGTCAACTATCGGCGCATTTTCACGGGCACGTATCTCGACACGTTTCTGATGACGTTCAAGCTGAGCATCATCGTGACGGGCATCACGTTGCTGCTCGGTTATCCCGTTGCGTATTTCGCGGCCTCCGTGCCGCCAAAGTGGAGCGCGTTGATACTCGGCATGGTCATTCTGCCGTTCTGGACCAGCGTGCTCGTGCGCACGTATGCATGGCTCGTGCTGCTGCAACGCACGGGACTCGTGAACAAGGCGCTGCTGTCGATGGGTTTGATCGACCGGCCGTTGCAGCTTTCGTACAACCAGTTCGGCACGATCGTCGCGATGGTGCACATCCTGTTGCCGTTCATGGTGCTGCCGCTTTACTCCGCGATGCAGAAGATCCCCGGCAATCTGTCGCAGGCGGGCGCGAGCCTGGGTGGCTCGCCGTTGCATGTGTTCTGGCGCGTGTTCCTGCCGCTATCGATGAGCGGCGTCGTCGCGGGTGTGACGCTCGTGTTCGTGCTGTGCCTCGGTTTCTACATCACGCCTGAGTTGATGGGCGGCGGTAAGTCGATCATGGTGTCGATGGTGGTGAGCCGCAATGTCGAGATTTACAACAGTTGGGGCGCGGCGAGCGCGGTGAGCGTCGTGTTGCTGGTCTGCGTGTTCGCGATCTTCTATGCAGCGAGCCGCGTGATTCCACTCGAAAAGACCCTGGGCGCGAAATGA
- a CDS encoding FAD-binding oxidoreductase, which yields MLAPTTPHRPQPDSLWRAMAARSPVTDARVSTGAPLARDLIVDVAIIGAGYSGLGAAYALQKRGVDCAVFDANPVGWGASGRNGGVVSSKFRLSFPSIASAYDLDTARRMHRLAHEGVRVVEQFVDEFKLERARFEHTGSLRCAHTERAFASVRAEADWVRTQLGDGSMSVLSREDITHETGSNGFVGGVLSADAGTILPLEYVCGIARALTARGVPIYEATPILDMTRVQEGVMLRAPGGSVRAKQVIVATNAYSNLTQATSSYQRELVPFRSAMIATERLSAELDAKLMVNGRSYTETRRMMKWFRKVDGRMLFGGRDAFGKEGQATGFDALQRAMVGLFPDLAGVRVEYGWSGYVGMTFNALPHVGRSDDVTTFCLGYNGAGVAMASLIGQHAAALALGEKPELALLAQDGLRPVPFHSLRAPGVRLVAAWYQFLDAVGA from the coding sequence ATGCTCGCGCCGACGACACCGCACCGGCCGCAGCCGGACTCGCTCTGGCGGGCGATGGCTGCGCGCTCACCCGTCACGGATGCGCGCGTCAGCACGGGCGCGCCGCTTGCGCGCGATCTGATCGTCGATGTGGCGATCATCGGCGCGGGTTATTCGGGCCTCGGGGCCGCGTATGCGTTGCAAAAGCGCGGTGTCGATTGCGCGGTGTTCGATGCGAACCCTGTTGGCTGGGGCGCGAGCGGGCGTAACGGCGGCGTGGTGTCGTCGAAGTTCCGGCTGTCGTTTCCATCGATAGCAAGCGCGTACGATCTCGATACCGCGAGGCGCATGCATCGGCTTGCGCATGAAGGCGTGCGCGTGGTCGAGCAGTTCGTCGATGAGTTCAAGCTGGAGCGTGCGCGCTTCGAACATACGGGCAGCCTGCGCTGCGCGCACACCGAGCGCGCGTTCGCGTCGGTTCGCGCTGAAGCCGATTGGGTGCGAACGCAGCTTGGCGATGGATCGATGAGCGTATTGTCGCGCGAAGACATAACGCACGAGACGGGTTCGAACGGTTTTGTCGGCGGCGTGCTGAGCGCCGATGCAGGTACGATCCTGCCGCTCGAGTATGTGTGTGGCATCGCTCGCGCGCTGACGGCGCGCGGCGTGCCGATCTACGAAGCAACGCCGATTCTCGACATGACGCGCGTGCAGGAAGGCGTGATGCTTCGCGCGCCCGGCGGCAGCGTGCGCGCGAAACAGGTGATCGTCGCGACCAATGCCTACTCGAATCTCACGCAGGCCACGTCGTCATATCAGCGCGAACTCGTGCCGTTTCGCAGCGCGATGATAGCCACGGAAAGATTGTCGGCGGAACTCGACGCGAAGCTGATGGTCAACGGGCGCAGCTACACCGAAACGCGCCGCATGATGAAGTGGTTCCGCAAGGTGGACGGGCGCATGCTGTTCGGCGGCCGCGATGCGTTCGGTAAGGAAGGGCAGGCAACGGGCTTCGATGCATTGCAACGCGCGATGGTCGGGCTCTTTCCCGATCTGGCGGGCGTGCGTGTCGAGTACGGCTGGTCGGGGTATGTGGGCATGACGTTCAACGCGTTGCCTCATGTCGGGCGCAGCGACGACGTCACGACATTCTGTCTCGGGTATAACGGAGCGGGTGTCGCGATGGCGAGCCTGATCGGGCAACATGCTGCGGCGCTGGCGCTCGGCGAGAAGCCGGAGCTGGCGTTGCTTGCGCAGGACGGCTTGCGGCCCGTGCCGTTTCATTCGCTGCGCGCGCCGGGCGTCAGGCTCGTTGCCGCGTGGTATCAGTTTTTGGACGCAGTGGGTGCATGA
- a CDS encoding HAD-IA family hydrolase, producing the protein MKLTDFKVLTFDVVGTLINFEKGVLASIRRLGGAKAKDLTDEAIFEPYMRGRATYPGRSSHEMANVYLYVAKELGLPDDAQSAAAFQRDVLDWPAFEDSVAALKRLRKHYRLVAMTNADRVALSAYAHTLGDPFDDTVCCDETGVAKPDPQFFAYNRGRQAAFGYKFGEILHTAQSQYHDIGIATKLGYATCWIERRQGLKGFGATPVPEAVTEPTFKFATLAALADAVEAEARAA; encoded by the coding sequence ATGAAGCTCACCGATTTCAAGGTTCTGACGTTCGATGTCGTCGGCACGCTGATCAACTTCGAAAAGGGCGTGCTCGCCTCCATACGGCGTCTGGGCGGCGCGAAAGCGAAAGACCTGACCGACGAAGCGATCTTCGAGCCGTACATGCGTGGCCGTGCGACCTATCCGGGCCGATCCAGCCACGAGATGGCCAACGTCTATCTGTACGTCGCAAAGGAACTCGGCCTGCCCGATGACGCGCAATCGGCTGCTGCATTCCAGCGCGACGTGCTCGACTGGCCCGCATTCGAAGATTCCGTCGCGGCGTTGAAGCGTCTGCGCAAGCACTATCGCTTGGTCGCGATGACGAACGCGGACCGCGTCGCGCTGTCGGCGTATGCGCACACGCTCGGCGATCCGTTCGACGACACCGTCTGCTGCGACGAAACGGGCGTCGCGAAACCCGATCCGCAGTTCTTCGCGTACAACCGCGGACGTCAGGCGGCATTCGGCTACAAGTTCGGCGAAATCCTGCATACCGCGCAAAGCCAGTATCACGACATCGGCATCGCGACGAAGCTCGGCTACGCGACCTGCTGGATCGAGCGTCGTCAGGGTTTGAAGGGTTTTGGCGCGACGCCTGTCCCCGAAGCCGTCACTGAGCCCACCTTCAAGTTCGCGACGCTCGCCGCGCTCGCGGACGCCGTCGAAGCTGAAGCGCGCGCCGCCTGA